Proteins found in one Nitratiruptor sp. SB155-2 genomic segment:
- a CDS encoding fused protease/ribonucleoside-triphosphate reductase, with protein MYVEHFFKLPSQTKELLQNTPYRFGFGLLSEVTFYRSYSRLKEDGTNEHWPDTVIRVTEGIFSIRKNHALNYHLPWDEEQAQIFAKEFALSMLQLRWLPPGRGLWMMGTRYMYERGSAGLYNCAAVDTSNLAHAAEWAMDMLMVGAGVGFNTAWSGKATKPDKKHPKIYVIDDSKEGWVKSVRLLIQSYTDNGPFYRFDYSKIRPAGSPLKTFGGIAPGPEPLKRLHKKIEQILDDYLDKKIDKTRCVVDLFNNIGLCVVSGNIRRSAEIAIGRPGDKTFLHLKDYEKFPERKEYGWISNNSVVIENLDDFHYIDAITSLIASNGEPGVLHLENMQKYGRFGEIVPDRAWLSNPCGEIALESYELCNLSEIFISKCSNEEDFQKLIEYATFYASTVNLLPTHRPETNEIIARNRRIGVSVSGVADAIEKFGLETIIKWLRKGYEKVRTVNERLAKEAGIPVSLKVTCVKPSGTISILAGTSPGMHYPLATYALRRIRIGKTSKLAKLLIDSGLSFEEDIYDKNSYVFAFPIHYDNPRSIKEVDIYEQMLVLTMLQREWADNMVSNTIQFDPTRYDAKDLSQIVKHFLPMIKSLTLLPEKETIYPQMPFESIKKEEFEKRVTQLPKVEWNTLSGHHADSERFCSTQSCQID; from the coding sequence ATGTATGTAGAGCATTTTTTCAAGCTCCCCTCCCAAACAAAAGAACTTCTGCAAAACACTCCTTACCGATTTGGATTTGGATTGCTCAGTGAAGTTACGTTTTATAGAAGCTACAGCCGACTCAAAGAAGATGGCACCAATGAACATTGGCCTGATACGGTCATACGTGTAACGGAAGGCATCTTTTCTATCCGTAAAAATCATGCACTCAATTACCATCTTCCATGGGATGAAGAGCAAGCCCAGATATTTGCCAAAGAGTTTGCCTTGAGTATGCTTCAGCTCAGATGGCTTCCTCCAGGACGAGGCTTATGGATGATGGGTACTCGCTATATGTATGAAAGAGGTAGTGCAGGACTTTACAATTGTGCCGCCGTCGATACAAGCAATCTGGCACATGCAGCAGAATGGGCCATGGATATGTTGATGGTAGGAGCCGGAGTTGGATTCAATACAGCATGGAGTGGCAAAGCGACCAAACCCGATAAAAAACATCCCAAAATCTATGTAATAGATGACAGCAAAGAGGGATGGGTCAAGTCGGTCCGATTGTTGATACAGAGCTATACCGATAATGGTCCGTTTTACAGATTTGATTATTCCAAGATCCGTCCTGCCGGATCTCCTTTGAAAACTTTTGGAGGGATTGCACCAGGTCCCGAACCTCTGAAAAGGCTACATAAAAAGATAGAACAGATTCTTGATGATTATCTGGATAAAAAAATTGACAAAACCAGATGTGTTGTCGATCTGTTTAACAATATCGGTCTTTGCGTCGTTTCTGGAAATATAAGGCGATCTGCCGAAATAGCTATCGGTAGACCGGGGGATAAAACTTTTTTACATCTCAAAGATTATGAAAAATTTCCGGAGAGAAAAGAGTATGGTTGGATTTCCAATAACTCTGTGGTCATTGAAAATCTTGATGATTTCCACTATATCGATGCAATAACGTCATTGATCGCAAGCAATGGTGAACCAGGCGTTTTGCATCTTGAAAATATGCAAAAATATGGACGGTTTGGAGAGATCGTACCAGATAGAGCATGGCTGAGCAACCCCTGTGGCGAGATAGCTTTGGAAAGCTATGAGCTATGTAATTTGAGCGAAATCTTCATCTCCAAATGTTCAAATGAAGAGGATTTTCAAAAACTCATTGAATATGCGACATTTTATGCTTCAACAGTCAATCTTTTACCAACCCATAGACCAGAAACAAATGAGATCATAGCAAGAAACAGAAGAATAGGCGTAAGCGTTTCCGGAGTAGCGGATGCCATCGAAAAATTTGGACTGGAAACTATCATCAAATGGTTACGCAAAGGATATGAAAAGGTACGCACAGTGAATGAAAGATTGGCAAAAGAAGCTGGCATCCCAGTATCGCTGAAAGTTACATGCGTAAAACCGTCAGGTACAATCAGTATACTGGCTGGAACAAGTCCTGGAATGCACTATCCTCTCGCCACATATGCTCTTAGACGTATTAGAATCGGTAAAACATCAAAACTGGCAAAACTTTTGATAGATTCTGGACTTTCGTTTGAAGAGGATATTTATGATAAGAACTCATACGTTTTTGCATTTCCTATCCATTACGACAATCCTCGATCGATAAAAGAAGTAGATATCTATGAACAGATGCTGGTACTCACTATGCTACAAAGAGAATGGGCGGACAATATGGTCTCGAATACCATTCAATTCGATCCAACCCGATATGACGCAAAAGATCTCAGTCAAATTGTCAAACATTTTTTGCCGATGATCAAGTCATTAACGCTTTTGCCGGAAAAAGAAACTATATATCCGCAAATGCCCTTTGAATCAATAAAAAAAGAAGAATTTGAAAAGAGAGTGACACAGTTACCTAAAGTTGAGTGGAATACATTGAGCGGACATCATGCTGACTCTGAGCGCTTTTGCAGCACCCAGAGTTGTCAAATCGATTAA
- the minD gene encoding septum site-determining protein MinD, whose amino-acid sequence MGIIFSVISGKGGVGKTTTSANLAIGTALQGKKTVVVDFDIGQRNLDMILGLENRVVYDITHVMDEDVKLNQALIPFKKSKNLSFLAASQTKDKTVLSKEKVQKLLEELKKEFDYIFIDAPAGIESGFEHAVHFADAVIVVVNPEVSSIRDSDRAIGIVDAKSKKAQEGKEVPKYLVINRINPELVQKGEMLSSEDILDILEIDLIGKVPEDQYIIEASNTGHPVILNSESEAGRAFDRISRRLCGEEVAFEDVETPKKGGLLKSLKKIFS is encoded by the coding sequence ATGGGCATAATATTTTCTGTTATTAGCGGAAAAGGTGGTGTTGGAAAAACTACGACATCTGCAAATTTGGCTATTGGGACAGCACTTCAGGGGAAGAAAACAGTGGTGGTTGACTTCGATATCGGCCAAAGAAACCTTGATATGATTTTAGGGCTGGAAAATAGGGTGGTGTATGATATCACCCATGTAATGGATGAAGATGTGAAATTGAATCAAGCATTAATCCCTTTTAAAAAAAGCAAAAACCTCTCTTTTTTGGCAGCTTCCCAAACAAAAGACAAGACGGTACTTTCCAAAGAGAAAGTTCAAAAACTGCTTGAAGAGCTGAAAAAAGAGTTCGACTATATCTTCATTGATGCACCGGCTGGGATTGAGAGTGGTTTTGAGCATGCTGTCCATTTTGCCGATGCGGTAATTGTTGTTGTTAATCCAGAAGTCTCTTCTATACGGGATTCAGACAGAGCAATTGGTATAGTGGACGCGAAAAGCAAGAAGGCACAGGAAGGAAAAGAGGTACCAAAATATCTTGTGATCAATAGGATCAATCCAGAACTCGTTCAAAAGGGTGAAATGTTATCTAGTGAAGACATTTTAGATATTTTGGAGATCGATTTAATAGGAAAAGTACCAGAGGACCAATATATTATAGAAGCTTCCAATACAGGACATCCTGTCATTTTGAACAGCGAAAGTGAAGCAGGTAGAGCCTTTGATAGGATAAGCAGAAGGCTATGTGGGGAGGAAGTAGCGTTTGAAGATGTAGAAACTCCTAAAAAAGGCGGTCTTTTGAAATCATTGAAAAAGATTTTCTCATGA
- the coaD gene encoding pantetheine-phosphate adenylyltransferase: protein MRKVIYPGTFDPITNGHLDIIKRASTIFDHVIVAVARSQEKKPMFDITTRVKMAHIATSDMPNVTIKEFDTLLVNFCKQEDAFIIIRGLRAVSDFEYELQMGYANRSLDKDIETLYLMPSLQNAFISSSVVRTILKYKGNVSHLVPQSIIPYLESR, encoded by the coding sequence ATGCGTAAAGTCATCTATCCCGGTACTTTTGACCCTATCACAAATGGACATCTGGATATCATAAAAAGAGCAAGCACTATTTTTGACCACGTCATAGTAGCCGTAGCTCGCTCGCAAGAGAAAAAACCGATGTTCGATATAACGACTAGGGTGAAAATGGCTCATATTGCCACATCCGATATGCCGAATGTCACTATCAAAGAGTTTGATACACTCTTGGTCAATTTTTGTAAGCAAGAAGATGCCTTTATTATCATACGAGGTCTTAGGGCTGTGAGTGATTTTGAATATGAACTACAAATGGGATATGCCAATCGATCTTTGGATAAAGATATCGAAACACTCTATCTCATGCCGAGCTTGCAAAATGCGTTCATCAGTTCAAGCGTGGTACGGACGATTCTCAAATACAAAGGAAACGTCTCACATCTGGTACCACAATCTATTATTCCTTATCTGGAGAGCCGTTAA
- the speA gene encoding biosynthetic arginine decarboxylase: MKNYGIHLWSNGDFIIEDGVVKVNYANRPSLYEITKQIRDTGIRGPVLLRFPHLIKKQIDNLFKEFQKSIDQFNYKGNFNAVFPLKVNQFPNFVSSLVEIAKEYNYGLEAGSKAELIIAMAYNNKNAPITVNGFKDKGMITLGFLAAKMGYDTTLTIEGLGELENIIEAAKEYKDPIPNIGLRIRLHSSGIGIWAKSGGINSKFGLTATELLEAMELLKRNDLLEKFTMIHFHIGSQIGEINPVKKALREAGNIYAELKKMGAMNLRNINLGGGLAVEYSQHENVHQRNYTLTEFTNDVVFLLKEIAQQKGVEEPNIFTESGRFIAASHAVLIAPVLELFSQEYTEKGLRLKEKNPPLVQELYDLYTSINPSNAIEYFHDSLDHMESLLTLFDLGYIDLQDRSNTEILVHLIIKKAIELTKDKDRYELKRIQDRVQERYLLNFSLFQSLPDFWGLGQRFPVMPLNKLDQTPTRSASLWDITCDSDGEIDFNVDYPLFLHDVDLSQEEYFLAFFLVGAYQEILGMKHNLFTHPTEVTVRFDHNGYSLENMVEAQSILDILYDLDYDINEIQSNLKQLIAQSNCENKEKLLEILSILLHENNYLKISQKKESDA, from the coding sequence ATGAAAAATTATGGCATCCACCTATGGTCCAATGGAGATTTTATCATCGAAGATGGTGTCGTCAAAGTCAATTATGCAAACAGACCCTCTTTGTATGAGATTACAAAACAGATCAGGGATACCGGTATCCGAGGCCCCGTTCTTCTTCGTTTTCCTCACTTAATCAAAAAACAGATCGACAATCTTTTCAAAGAGTTTCAAAAATCGATCGACCAATTCAACTACAAAGGTAATTTCAACGCCGTTTTTCCTTTGAAAGTCAATCAGTTTCCAAATTTTGTCTCTTCTTTGGTAGAAATAGCAAAAGAGTACAACTATGGGTTGGAAGCTGGAAGCAAAGCGGAACTCATCATCGCAATGGCGTACAACAATAAAAATGCGCCTATTACCGTCAATGGCTTCAAAGACAAAGGGATGATCACTCTGGGTTTTTTGGCTGCAAAGATGGGGTATGATACAACGCTTACAATCGAGGGGCTTGGTGAACTGGAAAACATTATCGAAGCGGCAAAAGAGTATAAAGACCCGATTCCAAATATCGGTCTTCGTATCCGTTTGCACAGTTCAGGCATCGGCATTTGGGCCAAAAGCGGAGGTATCAACTCAAAGTTTGGTCTTACTGCAACGGAGCTTTTAGAAGCGATGGAGCTTTTAAAGAGAAACGATCTTTTGGAAAAGTTTACCATGATTCATTTTCATATCGGCAGCCAGATTGGCGAGATCAATCCTGTCAAAAAAGCTTTGCGAGAAGCGGGAAACATCTATGCTGAACTCAAAAAGATGGGGGCCATGAATCTCAGAAACATCAACCTTGGCGGAGGTCTTGCTGTTGAATACTCCCAGCACGAAAATGTCCATCAAAGAAACTATACCTTGACAGAGTTTACCAACGACGTCGTTTTCCTTCTCAAAGAGATAGCCCAGCAAAAAGGTGTTGAAGAGCCAAACATCTTCACCGAATCTGGCCGATTCATTGCAGCGAGTCATGCTGTACTCATCGCACCGGTTCTTGAGCTCTTTAGCCAAGAATATACAGAAAAAGGGCTACGACTCAAAGAGAAAAACCCGCCTTTGGTACAAGAACTTTATGACCTGTATACCTCCATCAATCCGTCCAATGCTATCGAATATTTTCACGACAGCCTCGATCATATGGAATCGCTCCTGACACTATTTGATCTTGGCTATATCGATTTGCAAGATAGAAGCAATACTGAAATCCTGGTGCATCTCATCATCAAAAAGGCGATAGAGCTGACAAAAGACAAAGATCGCTATGAACTCAAACGAATACAGGACAGGGTCCAAGAGCGATATCTGCTCAATTTCTCCCTATTCCAGTCCCTACCAGACTTTTGGGGTTTGGGACAGCGCTTTCCGGTTATGCCTTTGAATAAACTTGACCAAACCCCTACACGAAGTGCATCACTGTGGGATATCACCTGCGATAGTGACGGAGAAATCGATTTCAATGTGGACTACCCTCTTTTCTTGCATGATGTGGATCTCTCCCAAGAGGAGTACTTTTTGGCCTTTTTCCTTGTTGGTGCCTACCAAGAGATTTTAGGTATGAAACATAATCTTTTCACCCATCCTACAGAAGTAACCGTTCGTTTTGATCATAATGGGTATAGTTTAGAAAATATGGTAGAAGCCCAAAGCATTCTCGATATCCTGTATGACCTAGACTACGACATCAACGAAATCCAATCCAATCTCAAACAGCTTATAGCACAAAGTAATTGTGAGAATAAAGAGAAACTGCTAGAGATTTTGAGTATTCTTTTGCATGAAAACAATTATCTGAAAATTTCTCAAAAAAAGGAAAGCGATGCGTAA
- the cysE gene encoding serine O-acetyltransferase: MRKLSLFEQIKEDFSIVWERDPAIHSKFELFTNYPGVWSIFWYRIAHRLYKNGWKLFARMIMGINQIFTGIDIHPAAKIGRRVFIDHGIGVVIGETTEIGNDVLIYQQVTLGGVSLSHGKRHPTIEDGVVIGAGAKVLGNITIGKNAKIGANSVVVKDVPAESTAVGIPARVVSKGLDKGKLSHNKLPDIDKELFEYLLKRFALLEHAYMSGDKNLLKKEEELDTIYQEFLKSMKLKD, encoded by the coding sequence ATGCGTAAACTCTCTCTCTTTGAACAGATCAAAGAGGATTTTTCTATCGTATGGGAGCGAGACCCCGCGATCCATTCCAAGTTTGAACTCTTTACAAACTATCCGGGCGTTTGGAGTATCTTTTGGTATCGCATCGCACATCGACTCTATAAAAATGGTTGGAAACTCTTTGCCCGCATGATCATGGGTATCAACCAAATTTTTACAGGAATCGATATCCACCCCGCAGCAAAAATCGGCAGACGGGTCTTTATCGACCACGGTATAGGAGTGGTCATAGGAGAAACCACAGAGATTGGGAACGATGTTCTTATCTACCAGCAAGTCACATTAGGGGGCGTAAGCCTCAGTCACGGTAAACGCCACCCAACCATTGAAGATGGTGTCGTTATAGGTGCCGGGGCAAAAGTCTTAGGTAACATAACCATAGGAAAAAACGCCAAAATAGGAGCCAACTCCGTAGTTGTCAAGGATGTTCCGGCTGAATCCACCGCCGTTGGAATCCCGGCACGTGTGGTCAGCAAAGGACTCGATAAAGGAAAGCTATCGCACAACAAACTCCCAGATATTGACAAGGAGCTCTTTGAGTACCTTTTGAAACGTTTTGCACTTTTGGAACACGCCTACATGAGTGGTGATAAGAATCTGCTCAAAAAAGAGGAAGAATTGGATACAATATACCAAGAATTTTTGAAATCTATGAAGCTAAAGGATTAA
- a CDS encoding pyridoxal phosphate-dependent aminotransferase: protein MLSHRINQLSESLTMAITALAKELKASGKDVLSFSAGEPDFDTPKAIKDAAIKAIEEGFTKYTAVDGIPELKAAIVDKLKRDNDLTYKPEHIIVSNGAKQSLFNLTQALIDEGDEVIIPSPYWVTYPELVKYAGGKPVIIETDENTGFKITPEQLKEAITSKTKLLILTTPSNPTGAVYSKEELEALAKVLEGTNVYVASDEMYEKLVYDNLVFTSAASISEDMHKRTITINGLSKSAAMTGWRFGYLASSNTELVRAMKKLQSQSTSNICSITQKAAIPGLDGTIDEDIEMMRRAFEQRRDEAVQLLNEIEGISVLKPQGAFYLFVNHSAIEQDSMKFAKELLEKEGVAVVPGIGFGSEGYFRFSFATDIDTIREGIKRIRRFISNY from the coding sequence ATGTTATCCCATAGAATCAATCAACTTTCAGAATCTCTCACTATGGCCATAACAGCCTTGGCAAAGGAACTCAAGGCAAGTGGAAAAGATGTTTTGAGCTTCTCGGCGGGAGAACCCGATTTTGACACTCCAAAGGCAATCAAAGATGCGGCAATCAAAGCCATCGAAGAGGGTTTTACCAAGTATACTGCCGTAGACGGCATTCCTGAGCTCAAAGCCGCTATCGTTGATAAACTCAAAAGGGACAATGATCTTACCTATAAACCAGAACACATCATCGTAAGTAACGGTGCGAAGCAGAGCCTTTTCAATCTCACTCAGGCTCTTATCGACGAAGGCGACGAAGTCATCATTCCTTCACCCTATTGGGTAACGTATCCAGAACTTGTCAAATATGCCGGAGGGAAACCTGTGATCATCGAAACTGATGAAAATACAGGTTTTAAAATAACCCCGGAACAGCTCAAAGAAGCAATTACATCCAAAACCAAGCTTCTCATACTAACGACTCCATCCAATCCAACCGGAGCGGTCTACTCAAAAGAGGAACTAGAAGCCCTTGCAAAAGTACTTGAAGGAACGAATGTTTATGTCGCAAGTGACGAAATGTATGAAAAGCTCGTATACGATAATCTTGTATTTACAAGTGCGGCATCAATTAGTGAAGATATGCACAAAAGAACGATAACGATCAATGGCCTCAGTAAGTCAGCAGCAATGACTGGCTGGAGATTTGGCTACCTCGCTTCGAGCAATACGGAGCTTGTCAGAGCGATGAAAAAACTGCAAAGCCAAAGCACATCCAATATCTGCTCCATTACACAAAAAGCAGCAATTCCCGGACTTGATGGAACGATTGATGAAGATATAGAGATGATGCGAAGAGCGTTTGAGCAAAGGAGAGACGAAGCGGTACAACTCCTCAATGAAATAGAAGGCATATCCGTGTTAAAACCGCAGGGTGCCTTTTATCTTTTTGTCAACCACAGTGCAATAGAACAAGATAGTATGAAATTTGCCAAAGAGCTTCTTGAAAAAGAGGGAGTCGCTGTAGTACCTGGTATTGGCTTTGGAAGCGAAGGATATTTTCGATTCAGCTTCGCAACTGATATCGATACAATTCGGGAAGGAATCAAACGCATTAGACGTTTCATCTCTAACTATTAA
- a CDS encoding UbiX family flavin prenyltransferase, with amino-acid sequence MKVAVAVSGASGAQLGIKTYKLLPDSIEKYLICTQNAKTVLEKESEYTILDDNAIWEGPASGSFGLDALIVAPCSMNTLAKIAVGIADNLTTRAASVMIKEQKKLLLAPRELPLSPIALENMLKLSRLNVIIAPPIMAYYSNQQTLDSMENFIIGKWFDLLGIEHNLYKRWSNA; translated from the coding sequence TTGAAAGTAGCCGTAGCAGTAAGCGGAGCCAGCGGGGCTCAACTGGGAATAAAAACGTATAAACTCCTTCCAGATTCCATAGAAAAATATCTCATATGTACTCAAAACGCAAAAACGGTTTTAGAAAAAGAGAGTGAGTATACTATACTGGATGACAATGCCATTTGGGAGGGGCCAGCGAGTGGCAGTTTTGGGCTGGATGCTTTGATTGTTGCTCCATGTTCCATGAATACATTGGCAAAGATAGCCGTGGGGATAGCTGACAACCTTACAACAAGGGCAGCAAGTGTTATGATCAAAGAACAAAAAAAACTCCTATTGGCCCCAAGAGAGTTGCCACTTAGCCCGATTGCACTGGAAAATATGCTCAAGCTCTCCAGATTAAATGTTATAATTGCACCGCCTATCATGGCATATTACAGCAATCAGCAAACACTTGATTCGATGGAGAATTTCATCATCGGAAAGTGGTTCGATCTATTAGGAATCGAACATAATCTTTATAAAAGATGGAGCAATGCGTAA
- the hisS gene encoding histidine--tRNA ligase: MAIKALRGMKDILPPLSEKYLNFLQTASHYAHNYGFSYIETPLLEETALFKRSVGESSDIVGKEMYQFIDKGGNDIVLRPEGTAGVVRSFIEHKLDRQGGTHRFFYYGSMFRYERPQKGRFRQFHQFGVESFGEPSVYEDAAIITLAKAILDHFEIDYTLKINSLGCPVCLKPYREELIKFLEDQEHICDDCKRRRKLNPIRVLDCKNEQCQQIYENAPKLINNLCEECNQEFQTLKNLLDNEGIIYEVDENLVRGLDYYTRTAFEFVSNALGAQNAVAGGGRYDNLVEMLGGKPTPAVGFAIGIERILDLIKDKPVQREGYFIGVMLPEALNIAFDIATKLRQSNRVIMEYKPKSLKALLKGADRNNAKYALIIGEDEYNEGLVWIKDLERKEEKRVDIQNFMER; encoded by the coding sequence ATGGCGATAAAAGCGTTACGTGGAATGAAAGATATCTTACCGCCACTCAGTGAAAAATACTTGAACTTTTTACAAACCGCTTCACACTATGCACATAACTACGGTTTTTCCTACATCGAGACTCCCTTATTGGAAGAGACTGCTCTTTTTAAAAGGAGTGTCGGAGAGTCGAGCGATATCGTTGGCAAAGAGATGTATCAGTTCATTGATAAAGGGGGCAATGACATAGTACTTCGTCCAGAAGGAACCGCTGGCGTCGTTCGTAGTTTCATCGAACACAAACTGGACCGTCAAGGTGGGACGCATCGATTTTTTTACTACGGTTCTATGTTCCGATACGAACGCCCTCAAAAGGGACGATTTCGTCAGTTTCATCAGTTCGGAGTTGAGAGTTTTGGAGAGCCTAGTGTGTATGAAGATGCAGCCATTATTACTTTGGCAAAAGCTATTTTGGACCACTTCGAAATCGATTATACCCTCAAAATAAATTCACTTGGTTGTCCGGTATGTCTCAAACCCTATCGAGAAGAACTCATAAAATTTTTAGAAGATCAGGAACATATATGTGACGATTGTAAACGAAGACGCAAACTCAACCCTATCCGTGTTCTTGATTGTAAAAACGAACAGTGCCAACAAATCTATGAAAATGCTCCTAAGCTTATAAACAACTTGTGTGAGGAGTGCAACCAAGAGTTTCAAACCCTCAAGAATCTTTTGGATAACGAAGGTATAATCTACGAAGTAGATGAAAACCTGGTCAGGGGACTCGACTACTATACGAGAACTGCCTTTGAGTTTGTTAGCAATGCTCTTGGGGCCCAAAATGCCGTGGCAGGTGGAGGTCGGTACGACAACCTTGTGGAAATGCTCGGCGGAAAACCTACACCCGCAGTCGGTTTTGCCATAGGAATTGAGAGAATTTTAGATCTTATCAAAGACAAACCAGTCCAAAGAGAAGGGTACTTTATCGGTGTTATGCTCCCTGAAGCGCTCAATATCGCATTTGACATTGCAACTAAGCTTCGTCAAAGCAATCGGGTCATTATGGAATACAAACCAAAAAGCCTCAAAGCACTGCTCAAAGGTGCAGATAGAAATAATGCAAAGTATGCCCTGATAATTGGGGAAGATGAGTACAATGAAGGTCTTGTCTGGATCAAAGACCTTGAACGAAAAGAGGAAAAGAGAGTCGATATACAAAACTTTATGGAGCGTTAA
- the minE gene encoding cell division topological specificity factor MinE has translation MSLFDFFKKKKSAQKAKDRLSVAIALDRDSNIYPHLDQMKQEIMEVVKKYSQIKDVNITKDKVGDQDILDIEIVLEEGR, from the coding sequence ATGAGTTTGTTCGATTTTTTCAAGAAAAAAAAGAGTGCTCAAAAAGCAAAAGACCGCCTTAGTGTAGCGATAGCTCTGGATCGCGACAGCAATATCTATCCCCACCTTGATCAGATGAAGCAAGAGATTATGGAAGTTGTCAAAAAATATAGCCAAATCAAAGATGTCAATATCACCAAAGACAAAGTAGGTGATCAAGATATACTCGATATTGAAATCGTTTTGGAAGAGGGTCGATAG
- the minC gene encoding septum site-determining protein MinC: MQINQYNVSVMEIEIKNEEEFLQFIKPKIPLLKDYLLHLKGDVTRKIENFLDMNRVQYVKNLDLHRLKRVKKQELPIGVDVCDRVVRSGEEIVTRNTVLCLKRVNDGALIKTSGNFIALDSMDGTAECSGNFMLFKKGPKSKIIFHNHVLDNFIDGHLYKVSLDEEGIVIEKIKE, encoded by the coding sequence TTGCAAATTAACCAGTACAACGTATCTGTTATGGAGATAGAGATAAAGAACGAAGAGGAGTTTTTGCAGTTTATAAAACCGAAAATTCCTCTATTAAAAGACTACCTGCTCCATCTCAAAGGAGATGTGACGAGAAAGATCGAAAATTTTCTCGATATGAATAGAGTACAGTACGTCAAAAATCTCGATTTGCATAGGCTTAAGCGGGTAAAGAAGCAAGAGCTTCCAATCGGCGTCGATGTATGCGACCGTGTAGTGAGAAGTGGTGAAGAGATCGTGACACGAAATACTGTTTTGTGTCTGAAAAGAGTCAATGATGGTGCATTGATCAAGACATCCGGTAATTTTATAGCACTAGATAGTATGGATGGGACCGCAGAGTGCAGTGGCAATTTTATGCTTTTCAAAAAGGGTCCAAAATCAAAAATCATTTTCCACAATCATGTATTGGACAATTTTATCGATGGGCATCTATATAAAGTAAGCCTCGATGAAGAGGGTATAGTAATAGAAAAAATAAAGGAATGA
- a CDS encoding HU family DNA-binding protein: MKKAEFVQIVAEKAGLSKKDTQKVIDAALEVITDALKNGDEVAFIGFGTFTTAQRAAREAKVPGTDRVVKVPATRVVKFKVGKKLKEAVAG, translated from the coding sequence ATGAAAAAAGCGGAATTCGTTCAGATCGTAGCTGAAAAAGCTGGCCTTTCCAAAAAAGATACGCAAAAAGTGATCGACGCAGCATTGGAAGTCATTACTGATGCTTTGAAAAATGGTGACGAAGTAGCATTTATCGGTTTTGGCACATTTACTACGGCACAAAGAGCTGCTAGAGAAGCTAAAGTTCCTGGTACTGATAGAGTTGTAAAAGTTCCAGCAACAAGAGTTGTAAAATTTAAAGTTGGTAAAAAACTCAAAGAAGCAGTAGCTGGATAA
- the tmk gene encoding dTMP kinase: protein MYILIEGIDRAGKSTQIEKLKTLFPDALFTKEPGCTPLGNKIRDMVLHTQNPSSLAELFLFLADRAEHIEKVILPNLKKTIISDRGYISGIAYAAIKTELDLPTLRNLNAIAMKNVYPDKIVFLELSENELRKRMDALPLDSIEQRGIEYLMQVQSIMKKVIQSEPIPSLILDASLDEEVIFQTILTFIKE from the coding sequence GTGTATATTCTTATTGAAGGAATCGACCGTGCCGGAAAAAGTACTCAGATAGAAAAACTCAAAACTCTTTTCCCTGATGCCCTGTTTACAAAAGAGCCAGGTTGTACACCTCTTGGAAATAAGATTCGAGATATGGTTCTTCATACGCAAAACCCATCCTCTTTGGCGGAACTCTTTCTTTTTTTGGCTGACAGAGCCGAACATATTGAAAAAGTGATACTGCCCAATCTAAAAAAAACTATAATCAGTGATAGAGGATACATTTCAGGGATTGCGTACGCTGCGATTAAAACAGAATTGGATCTGCCTACACTGCGAAACCTCAATGCAATTGCAATGAAAAATGTCTATCCTGATAAAATCGTTTTTTTGGAGCTGAGTGAAAACGAGCTTCGCAAAAGGATGGATGCATTACCGCTGGATTCCATTGAACAAAGAGGAATAGAGTACCTTATGCAAGTCCAATCGATTATGAAAAAGGTCATCCAAAGCGAACCGATACCTTCTCTTATCCTCGATGCCTCTTTGGATGAAGAGGTTATTTTTCAAACAATTTTAACTTTTATAAAGGAATGA